A genomic stretch from Desulfolutivibrio sulfodismutans DSM 3696 includes:
- a CDS encoding helix-turn-helix domain-containing protein — protein MSIIVNLDVMLARRKISSKELAEAVGITAQNLSILKTGKAKAIRFSTLSAICRTLDCTPGDILEFQKDDAEPD, from the coding sequence ATGTCCATCATCGTCAATCTGGATGTCATGCTGGCCCGCCGCAAAATCTCCTCCAAGGAGCTGGCCGAGGCCGTAGGCATCACCGCCCAGAACCTGTCCATCCTCAAGACCGGCAAGGCCAAGGCCATCCGCTTTTCCACGCTTTCGGCCATCTGCCGCACCCTCGACTGCACCCCGGGGGACATCCTGGAGTTTCAAAAAGACGACGCCGAACCGGATTGA
- a CDS encoding DUF2975 domain-containing protein, whose protein sequence is MDNLVRIRSASRAFNALCLALMGLVPLCLAAYWFFLNELPHSMYAPLPVAPSAELGHGLRLLGFLVTMIPCGVLLYALSRLRRLFALYREGVIFDIRNVACYRDLGKSLLCWAGAAFLQTPLLSMIITLPNPQGTRLLMLGIGSGELECLFLGGLVLLISWVMDEGRRLDEEQALTV, encoded by the coding sequence ATGGACAACCTTGTTCGCATCCGCAGCGCAAGCCGGGCCTTCAACGCCCTGTGTCTGGCGCTCATGGGCCTTGTGCCCCTTTGTCTTGCGGCCTACTGGTTCTTTCTCAACGAGCTGCCCCACTCCATGTACGCCCCGTTGCCCGTGGCCCCGTCTGCGGAACTGGGACACGGCCTGCGCCTGCTGGGCTTTTTGGTCACCATGATCCCCTGCGGCGTTTTGCTCTACGCCCTGTCGCGGCTGCGGCGGCTTTTCGCCTTGTATCGGGAGGGCGTCATCTTCGACATCCGCAACGTGGCCTGCTACCGCGACCTGGGCAAGTCCCTCCTGTGCTGGGCCGGGGCGGCCTTTCTCCAGACGCCCCTTCTGTCCATGATCATCACCCTGCCCAACCCGCAGGGCACGAGGCTTCTCATGCTCGGCATCGGTTCCGGCGAACTCGAATGCCTGTTTCTGGGCGGACTGGTTCTGCTCATCTCCTGGGTCATGGACGAAGGCCGCAGGCTCGACGAGGAACAGGCCCTCACCGTCTGA
- the pyrH gene encoding UMP kinase — protein MAKLRFSRVLLKISGEALAGTRAFGLDTATISAFCQDIAQAAAAGAQVSLVIGGGNIFRGMSEQAAGMDRASADYMGMLATVLNALAVQDALEKLGLTTRVMSAIAMREVCEPYIRRRAMHHLEKGRVVICAAGTGNPYFTTDTAAALRAMELHAQAILKGTKVDGVYDKDPVKHADAVKFSRLTYMDVIKKQLRVMDTTAISLAMDNGLPIVVFNMFTAGNLTRVLTGEQVGTIVEGDD, from the coding sequence ATGGCGAAATTGCGATTTTCCCGGGTTTTGCTTAAAATCAGCGGCGAGGCCTTGGCCGGAACGAGGGCGTTCGGCCTGGACACCGCCACCATCAGCGCGTTTTGCCAGGACATCGCCCAGGCTGCGGCGGCCGGGGCCCAGGTTTCCCTGGTCATCGGCGGGGGCAACATCTTTCGCGGCATGTCCGAACAGGCCGCAGGCATGGACCGGGCCTCGGCCGATTACATGGGCATGCTGGCCACGGTCTTAAACGCCCTGGCCGTGCAGGACGCCCTGGAAAAGCTCGGGCTGACCACCCGGGTCATGTCCGCCATCGCCATGCGGGAGGTCTGTGAGCCGTACATCCGCCGCCGGGCCATGCATCACCTGGAAAAGGGCCGGGTGGTCATCTGCGCCGCCGGCACCGGGAACCCCTATTTCACCACGGACACCGCCGCCGCCCTGCGGGCCATGGAACTGCACGCCCAGGCCATCCTCAAGGGCACCAAGGTGGACGGCGTCTACGACAAAGACCCGGTCAAGCATGCGGACGCGGTCAAGTTTTCACGGCTGACGTACATGGACGTCATAAAAAAACAGCTCCGGGTCATGGACACCACGGCCATCTCCCTGGCCATGGACAACGGCCTGCCCATCGTGGTCTTCAACATGTTCACGGCGGGCAACCTCACCCGGGTGCTCACCGGGGAACAGGTGGGCACCATCGTCGAAGGAGACGACTGA
- a CDS encoding metal-sensitive transcriptional regulator, translated as MQNMEEQDALRKNVLARMKRIEGQIRGIQKMIEGGKECEDILVQVRAVRSALTAASGLILKRYLVRCHGEALDDTGGDSRESLEKFIRVMTHFIDR; from the coding sequence ATGCAAAACATGGAAGAGCAAGATGCCCTGCGAAAAAACGTTCTGGCCCGCATGAAGCGGATCGAGGGACAGATCCGGGGCATCCAGAAGATGATCGAGGGCGGCAAGGAGTGCGAGGACATCCTGGTGCAGGTGCGGGCCGTGCGCTCAGCGCTCACGGCGGCCAGCGGATTGATCCTCAAACGGTACCTGGTGCGCTGCCACGGCGAGGCCTTGGATGATACGGGCGGCGACAGCCGCGAATCCCTGGAAAAGTTCATCCGGGTCATGACCCACTTCATCGACCGCTAG
- a CDS encoding ABC transporter substrate-binding protein — MSVVFPLRAARLAGLFFALFGLVAACPLATAQELKKAVLIPQWEPQAQFAGYYVALAKGFYRQRGVDMTILRGGPKSPPSRLLADGRATFGTFFLATALRLRAEGLPLVNICQIVRRSSLLLIARKDSGIREPKDLDGRKVSMWGPEFRLQQETFFRDCGVHVIPKPQGFTVDLFLRGGVEVVSGMLYNEYHTILNTGLDPDELTVFPMDEHGLSFPEDGIYCLENVWRKDPDLCRAVAAASLEGWKWAFENPDKALDIVMSHVNAANLPTNRMHQKWMLARMQDIIMPPGVTAAPGSLSRAEFDAVTQAMHRARLLTDIPSYEAFYADPAK, encoded by the coding sequence ATGTCGGTCGTCTTCCCCCTCCGTGCGGCCCGGCTTGCAGGCCTTTTTTTCGCCCTTTTCGGGCTTGTGGCCGCCTGTCCCCTGGCGACCGCCCAGGAGCTCAAAAAGGCCGTGCTCATCCCCCAATGGGAGCCCCAGGCCCAGTTCGCGGGCTATTACGTGGCCCTGGCCAAGGGCTTCTACCGGCAGCGCGGCGTGGACATGACCATCCTGCGCGGCGGCCCCAAAAGCCCGCCATCCAGGCTTTTGGCCGACGGCCGGGCCACCTTCGGCACCTTTTTCCTGGCCACGGCCCTGAGGCTGCGCGCCGAGGGCCTGCCCCTGGTCAACATCTGCCAGATCGTACGCCGCTCGTCGCTTTTGCTCATCGCCAGAAAAGACAGCGGCATCCGCGAACCCAAAGACCTGGACGGCCGCAAGGTGAGCATGTGGGGGCCGGAGTTTCGGCTCCAGCAGGAGACGTTTTTCCGGGACTGCGGCGTGCACGTCATCCCCAAGCCCCAGGGGTTCACCGTGGACCTGTTTTTGCGCGGCGGCGTGGAGGTGGTCTCGGGCATGCTCTACAACGAATACCACACCATCCTGAACACCGGCCTCGACCCGGACGAACTCACGGTCTTCCCCATGGACGAGCACGGCCTGAGCTTTCCCGAGGACGGCATCTACTGTCTGGAAAACGTCTGGCGAAAAGACCCGGATCTGTGCCGGGCCGTGGCCGCAGCCTCCCTGGAAGGCTGGAAATGGGCCTTTGAAAACCCGGACAAGGCCCTGGACATCGTCATGAGCCACGTCAACGCCGCCAACCTGCCCACCAACCGCATGCACCAGAAATGGATGCTGGCCCGCATGCAGGACATCATCATGCCCCCGGGCGTGACCGCCGCGCCGGGCTCCCTGTCGCGGGCCGAATTCGACGCCGTGACCCAGGCCATGCACCGGGCCAGGCTCCTCACCGACATCCCATCCTACGAGGCGTTTTATGCCGACCCCGCAAAGTAG
- the uppS gene encoding polyprenyl diphosphate synthase, translating to MTLRGDDLPRHVAIIMDGNGRWAQKRGLPRSEGHKAGTDAAKAVVTRCRERGIGHLTLYTFSKENWGRPKEEISFLFDLLTRFVTREVGTLLERDIRLSVFGELSGLPLAPRQALSHVIKKTAACRSMRLNLALNYSGREEILRACRALAAKGLPPEEITAERFAAELYTAGQPDPDLVVRTSGELRLSNYLLWQSAYSEFSFPDVLWPDFTALELDKAIEDYRSRRRRFGLTDDQLTDE from the coding sequence TTGACCCTGAGAGGCGACGACCTGCCCCGCCACGTGGCCATCATCATGGACGGCAACGGCCGGTGGGCGCAAAAACGCGGGCTGCCTCGCAGCGAGGGCCACAAGGCCGGGACCGACGCGGCCAAGGCCGTGGTCACCCGCTGCCGGGAGCGTGGCATCGGGCATCTCACCCTGTACACCTTCTCCAAGGAAAACTGGGGACGGCCCAAGGAGGAGATCAGCTTCCTGTTTGACCTCCTGACCCGGTTCGTCACCCGCGAGGTCGGCACCCTGCTTGAGCGCGACATCCGGCTTTCGGTGTTCGGGGAGTTGTCCGGACTGCCCCTGGCCCCGCGCCAGGCCCTGTCCCATGTCATCAAAAAAACCGCCGCCTGCCGGTCCATGCGCCTCAACCTGGCCCTCAACTATTCCGGTCGCGAAGAGATCCTGCGCGCCTGCCGGGCGCTTGCGGCCAAGGGCCTGCCCCCGGAGGAGATCACGGCGGAGCGGTTCGCCGCCGAACTGTACACCGCCGGGCAACCCGATCCGGACCTCGTCGTCCGCACCAGCGGCGAATTGCGCCTGAGCAACTACCTTTTGTGGCAGTCGGCCTACAGCGAATTCAGCTTTCCGGATGTCCTGTGGCCGGACTTCACGGCGTTGGAATTGGACAAGGCCATTGAGGACTACCGGTCGCGCCGCCGACGCTTCGGCCTGACCGACGACCAGCTCACGGACGAGTGA
- the tsf gene encoding translation elongation factor Ts: protein MAEISAQAVKTLRDKTGAGMMDCKKALQECGGVEDKAISWLREKGLSKAQKRAGRATTEGVVGSYIHSTGKIGVMVEVKCETDFVARSERFQEFAKNVAMQIAAANPVCLGPDEVPADLLAKEREIYKNQAMAEGKPEQIAEKIVDGRVKKYYKEVCLLEQPFIKDDKVSIQDLLNELVGVLGENVQIGRFCRFALGENAQ from the coding sequence ATGGCTGAGATATCCGCCCAGGCGGTCAAAACCCTGCGCGACAAGACCGGCGCGGGCATGATGGATTGCAAAAAGGCCCTGCAGGAATGCGGCGGCGTCGAGGACAAGGCCATTTCCTGGCTGCGCGAAAAGGGTCTGTCCAAGGCCCAGAAGCGCGCCGGACGGGCCACCACCGAAGGCGTCGTGGGTTCCTACATCCACTCCACCGGAAAGATCGGCGTCATGGTCGAGGTCAAGTGCGAGACCGACTTCGTGGCCCGCTCCGAGCGTTTCCAGGAATTCGCCAAGAACGTGGCCATGCAGATCGCCGCCGCCAACCCCGTGTGCCTGGGCCCGGACGAAGTCCCGGCCGACCTGTTGGCCAAGGAGCGCGAGATCTACAAGAACCAGGCCATGGCCGAGGGCAAGCCCGAACAAATCGCGGAGAAGATCGTCGATGGCCGGGTGAAAAAGTACTACAAGGAAGTCTGCCTGCTGGAGCAGCCGTTCATCAAGGACGACAAGGTCTCCATCCAGGATCTTTTGAACGAGCTGGTGGGCGTGTTGGGCGAAAACGTCCAGATCGGCCGCTTCTGCCGTTTCGCCCTGGGCGAAAACGCCCAGTAG
- the frr gene encoding ribosome recycling factor, whose product MREAIKEAEDKMKKALVSLDKEFARLRTGRATTSLLDGVRVDYYGTLTPIDQIASVSTPDSRTITIQPWDRKAFSVVEKAILKSDLGLTPVNDGKIIRIGIPPLTEDRRKDLAKVAKKYTEEAKVAVRNVRRDANEVLKKLKSDKKISEDEQHKGQEEIQKLTDAYVAKTDAALAKKEKEIMEI is encoded by the coding sequence ATGCGCGAAGCCATCAAGGAAGCCGAAGACAAAATGAAAAAGGCCCTGGTCAGCCTGGACAAGGAATTCGCCCGCCTGCGCACCGGGCGGGCCACGACCTCCCTGCTCGACGGCGTGCGTGTGGACTACTACGGCACGCTCACGCCCATCGACCAGATCGCCTCAGTGTCCACCCCCGATTCCCGGACCATCACCATCCAGCCCTGGGACCGCAAGGCGTTTTCCGTCGTGGAGAAGGCCATCCTCAAATCCGACCTGGGGCTTACCCCGGTCAACGACGGCAAGATCATCCGCATCGGCATCCCTCCCCTGACCGAGGACCGGCGCAAGGATCTGGCCAAGGTGGCCAAGAAATACACCGAGGAGGCCAAGGTGGCCGTGCGCAACGTGCGCCGCGACGCCAACGAGGTTCTCAAAAAGCTCAAAAGCGACAAAAAGATCTCCGAGGACGAGCAGCACAAGGGCCAGGAGGAGATCCAAAAGCTCACCGACGCCTATGTGGCCAAGACCGACGCCGCCCTGGCGAAAAAAGAAAAAGAGATCATGGAGATTTGA
- the rpsB gene encoding 30S ribosomal protein S2 — translation MAYVSMKQLLETGVHFGHQTRRWNPKMRPYIFGARNGIHIIDLQQTVKMYQKAHDFIVDIIAQGGKLIFVGTKRQAQESVKKEAERAGQYFVTNRWMGGMLTNFQTIKKSIERLKTLERMFEDGSISRFPKKEIVMMNREVTKLNLTLGGIKDMDGLPQAAFVIDPKREEIAVQECRKLGIPVIGVVDTNCDPDLIDYIIPGNDDAIRAIKLFAASIAEACMEGDAMHKERGLAEKAAKAAPKAAEKPEEEAPATTATSEEDA, via the coding sequence ATGGCCTATGTCAGCATGAAGCAGCTCCTGGAGACCGGCGTCCATTTCGGTCACCAGACCCGGCGTTGGAACCCCAAGATGCGCCCCTACATCTTCGGCGCCAGAAACGGCATCCATATCATCGACCTGCAGCAGACCGTCAAAATGTACCAGAAGGCCCACGATTTCATCGTGGACATCATCGCCCAGGGCGGCAAGCTCATCTTCGTGGGCACCAAGCGGCAGGCCCAGGAGTCGGTCAAGAAGGAAGCCGAGCGCGCCGGGCAGTATTTCGTCACCAACCGTTGGATGGGCGGCATGCTCACCAACTTCCAGACCATCAAAAAGAGCATCGAGCGCTTAAAGACCCTGGAACGCATGTTCGAGGACGGTTCCATCAGCCGCTTTCCCAAAAAGGAAATCGTGATGATGAACCGTGAGGTCACCAAGCTCAACCTGACCCTTGGCGGCATCAAGGACATGGACGGCCTGCCCCAGGCCGCCTTCGTCATCGACCCCAAGCGCGAGGAGATCGCCGTGCAGGAATGCCGCAAGCTCGGCATCCCGGTCATCGGCGTGGTGGACACCAACTGCGACCCGGACCTGATCGACTACATCATTCCGGGCAACGACGACGCCATCCGGGCCATCAAGCTTTTTGCCGCTTCCATCGCCGAGGCCTGCATGGAAGGCGATGCCATGCACAAGGAGCGCGGCCTGGCCGAGAAGGCCGCCAAGGCCGCCCCCAAGGCCGCTGAAAAGCCCGAGGAAGAGGCCCCTGCCACGACAGCAACCAGCGAGGAGGACGCGTAA